A window from Bacteroidia bacterium encodes these proteins:
- the mutL gene encoding DNA mismatch repair endonuclease MutL, with the protein MDIIKLLPDNVANQIAAGEVVQRPASAVKELLENSIDAGATDIKLIVKDAGRTLIQVIDNGKGMSNTDARLSWERHATSKIKNSDDLFCIRTMGFRGEALASIAAISQVEMKTRRAEDDLGTQIIIEGSEAKSQEHIQCPAGTSISMKNLFYNVPVRRNFLKSNAVEFRHILEEFYRVTLAFPSIKFSLYHNDSEVYNLKSSAIRQRIMALFGNDYNERLVPVDEETTIIQVSGFICKPEYARKTRGEQYFFVNNRFIKSSYLHHAVQTAYKDLLPQDCFPTYFIFLEIDPQKVDINIHPTKTEIKFEDEKAIYAILKSSVQRSLGRYNISPTLDFEQEASFQPPLHPDRPIIPPTIKVDPTFNPFQPKWPSTDNRPKQGELNLPSKNNWAWEKLYEGFEKKDQEHPHEKTEQLGSEKPQEISHSFYQVQNSFILTSMKGGILVIDQQGAHERIQFERYASMLKNHTGVSQQLLFPVNLEYNAYECSLLTEMLEPLHSLGIDIHPFGSNSFVIHGVAPYMQETNLKDLMDSLIQEFANSHSLNDRNSPLAKALARKTSIKRGQSLNQEEMESLVNELFACENSSISPTGKPTYFKLGMEDIEKRFS; encoded by the coding sequence GTGGATATCATCAAGTTACTTCCGGACAATGTAGCCAATCAGATTGCGGCTGGTGAAGTGGTTCAAAGACCTGCTTCAGCTGTTAAGGAATTGCTTGAAAATTCCATTGATGCCGGAGCCACAGACATTAAACTGATTGTTAAGGATGCAGGACGTACCTTAATTCAAGTTATCGATAATGGCAAAGGGATGTCGAATACCGATGCCCGGCTTTCCTGGGAACGACATGCCACTTCCAAAATCAAAAATTCAGACGACCTGTTTTGTATCCGAACCATGGGATTTCGGGGCGAGGCTCTGGCTTCTATTGCCGCTATTTCGCAGGTAGAAATGAAAACACGAAGAGCCGAAGATGATTTAGGTACACAAATTATCATCGAAGGTTCCGAAGCCAAAAGCCAAGAACATATTCAATGTCCGGCAGGAACTTCCATTTCAATGAAAAACCTGTTCTATAATGTTCCCGTTCGCCGAAACTTCTTGAAATCCAATGCGGTGGAATTCAGACATATCTTAGAAGAATTCTACCGGGTTACCCTTGCATTTCCTTCCATTAAGTTTTCGCTTTACCACAATGATAGCGAGGTTTACAACCTGAAATCTTCTGCTATTCGTCAACGAATTATGGCCTTGTTCGGTAACGATTATAACGAACGACTGGTTCCGGTAGATGAAGAAACCACCATTATTCAGGTTTCAGGATTTATTTGCAAACCCGAATATGCCCGCAAAACCAGGGGTGAACAGTACTTTTTTGTCAACAATCGCTTTATCAAAAGCAGCTACCTGCACCATGCCGTTCAAACAGCTTACAAAGATTTATTGCCTCAAGATTGCTTTCCTACCTATTTTATCTTCCTGGAAATTGACCCGCAAAAGGTGGATATCAATATTCATCCAACCAAAACAGAAATAAAATTTGAAGACGAAAAAGCAATTTACGCCATCCTGAAATCATCTGTGCAACGCTCACTCGGCCGTTACAACATTTCGCCTACCTTGGATTTTGAACAAGAGGCAAGTTTCCAGCCTCCCTTACATCCTGATCGCCCCATCATTCCTCCTACGATCAAGGTAGATCCAACGTTTAACCCTTTTCAACCGAAATGGCCTTCCACCGATAATAGACCCAAACAAGGTGAATTGAATTTACCTAGTAAAAACAATTGGGCTTGGGAAAAACTCTACGAAGGCTTCGAGAAAAAAGACCAGGAACATCCCCATGAAAAAACTGAACAGCTTGGTTCCGAAAAGCCTCAGGAAATTTCCCACTCCTTTTACCAAGTTCAAAATTCATTCATCCTGACTTCCATGAAAGGTGGAATTTTGGTAATTGATCAGCAAGGGGCTCATGAACGCATTCAATTCGAACGCTATGCCTCCATGCTTAAAAACCATACCGGAGTTAGTCAGCAATTGCTTTTTCCGGTCAATTTGGAATACAATGCTTATGAATGTTCCCTACTAACCGAAATGCTCGAACCTTTGCATTCCCTGGGAATTGATATACACCCGTTTGGATCCAACTCCTTTGTTATACACGGCGTTGCTCCTTACATGCAGGAAACCAACTTAAAAGACCTGATGGATAGCCTCATTCAGGAATTTGCCAATAGCCACAGCTTAAACGACCGAAATTCACCGCTTGCCAAAGCATTGGCTAGAAAAACTTCCATAAAACGAGGACAAAGCTTAAACCAAGAAGAAATGGAAAGTCTGGTCAATGAATTGTTCGCCTGCGAAAACTCTTCCATTAGCCCTACAGGCAAACCTACCTATTTTAAATTGGGAATGGAAGATATTGAAAAAAGATTTTCCTAA
- a CDS encoding T9SS type A sorting domain-containing protein: MKRLITLILTIAGFTSYAQVQLHSTSPLPPGMGKVGNTVLKPKKATENLGSYFLDYEGYDEFFFGQIQSFVKVGFNSLDTTTGVIRQAMEVFDTLLVTQDYNDFQPMEWGGNTFVRIDTLYIIVGQQNNTGDTAVFKMRLNTYKSNSNANGAYLSLTNELWADSIAIDTNLTPDPDGSGFPIKTLKFTPGVITNQKFAATFEYFGDPQDTCYLRFSYGTDGSNCGSSSQALIIPSELYPQSFYSVALGGEPGNPTPSIFIPRISGNFGYYWYNDCDNSGDPYNTPGDQSSGFSSSENSYQNWSIWASVTLIDSVTAMNELSNKEFSVSAYPNPAKEVVNLSYQVKSEGSVNLHVHNILGTEVLAAELGHKGLGKNTYSMDISGLPNGIYTYTMEMNGKAVTRKFVVAH; the protein is encoded by the coding sequence ATGAAAAGACTTATCACCCTGATTCTAACCATAGCAGGTTTTACTTCCTACGCTCAGGTTCAACTTCATTCAACTTCACCACTGCCCCCTGGAATGGGTAAAGTTGGCAATACTGTTTTAAAACCTAAGAAGGCAACCGAGAATTTAGGAAGCTATTTCCTGGATTATGAAGGGTATGATGAGTTTTTCTTCGGTCAAATTCAATCTTTTGTAAAAGTTGGATTTAATTCCTTAGATACCACAACAGGCGTAATTCGTCAGGCCATGGAAGTGTTTGATACCTTGTTAGTAACCCAGGATTATAATGATTTTCAGCCAATGGAATGGGGTGGAAATACCTTTGTTCGAATTGATACCCTATACATTATTGTTGGTCAACAAAACAATACAGGCGACACGGCGGTATTTAAAATGCGTTTGAATACTTATAAATCCAATTCCAATGCCAACGGAGCCTACCTTAGTTTAACCAATGAACTTTGGGCTGATTCTATTGCCATAGATACCAACCTTACTCCGGATCCGGATGGGTCAGGTTTTCCAATCAAAACCTTAAAATTTACTCCCGGTGTAATTACCAACCAAAAGTTTGCTGCTACCTTCGAATATTTTGGTGACCCACAAGATACCTGTTACCTGCGTTTTAGCTATGGAACAGACGGAAGTAACTGCGGAAGTTCTTCTCAAGCCTTGATTATTCCTTCTGAATTATACCCACAATCCTTTTATTCAGTAGCCCTTGGTGGTGAACCCGGCAATCCAACTCCAAGTATCTTTATTCCACGAATCAGCGGAAATTTTGGCTATTACTGGTACAATGATTGCGACAATTCAGGCGACCCATATAATACGCCGGGCGATCAATCCAGCGGGTTTTCTTCCAGTGAAAATTCATACCAAAATTGGTCTATTTGGGCAAGCGTAACTTTAATAGACTCGGTTACTGCAATGAATGAACTAAGTAATAAAGAGTTTAGTGTTTCTGCCTACCCTAACCCAGCCAAAGAGGTGGTTAATTTAAGCTATCAGGTAAAATCGGAAGGTTCGGTAAATCTTCATGTTCACAATATCCTGGGTACCGAGGTTTTGGCTGCCGAACTTGGACACAAAGGATTGGGAAAAAACACCTACAGCATGGATATTTCCGGTTTACCTAACGGAATTTATACCTATACCATGGAAATGAATGGTAAAGCGGTTACTCGCAAGTTTGTAGTGGCTCATTAA
- a CDS encoding ABC transporter substrate-binding protein yields MKLSRIQHLIFLSCLLLIGACANEKKQNDKPKIAYLDLLEDETLAQARQGFWDALAKNGYSEKDGSLEVIYKNANGDQMALVQACDYMVSQNVDIIATNPTLSTITAVKKSGNIPVCMMVSPRPDLAGLASKDGTWPSQLFGVYETLDYIDSSLALAMTLQPEIKKIGLIYNQSEPQSVDAFNEVKNYCAKRGIGLEALPVNASSETQQVTSVLLSKSIDAFFALPDNVIFASFETVKKLCDEKKIPIYTSEAGLVKRGAKASFGADFYQWGYQAGLQAADYLKDKSKLPAPQPVKNRIKTIGK; encoded by the coding sequence ATGAAATTATCCCGAATTCAACATCTAATCTTCCTTTCTTGTCTTTTGCTTATTGGAGCTTGTGCTAATGAAAAGAAGCAAAATGATAAACCCAAAATTGCCTACCTGGATTTATTGGAAGATGAAACCTTGGCACAAGCCAGACAAGGCTTTTGGGATGCCTTGGCTAAAAATGGTTATTCTGAAAAGGATGGAAGTCTGGAGGTGATTTATAAAAATGCCAATGGAGACCAAATGGCTTTGGTTCAGGCTTGCGATTACATGGTAAGTCAAAATGTAGATATAATTGCCACCAATCCAACCTTAAGTACAATAACAGCCGTTAAGAAATCCGGCAACATACCTGTTTGTATGATGGTTTCTCCTCGTCCCGATTTAGCCGGTTTGGCCTCTAAAGATGGAACCTGGCCTTCCCAATTGTTTGGTGTTTATGAAACCCTGGATTACATTGATTCTTCCCTGGCATTGGCCATGACCTTGCAACCAGAAATCAAAAAAATAGGATTAATTTATAACCAAAGTGAACCCCAAAGTGTAGATGCCTTCAACGAGGTAAAAAACTATTGTGCTAAAAGAGGGATTGGACTGGAAGCTCTGCCGGTTAATGCTTCTTCCGAAACCCAACAGGTTACCTCCGTACTGCTCTCTAAATCCATTGATGCTTTCTTTGCCTTGCCTGATAATGTTATTTTTGCCTCTTTCGAAACGGTGAAAAAGCTATGTGATGAAAAGAAAATCCCCATTTACACATCCGAAGCAGGTTTGGTAAAACGAGGCGCCAAAGCTAGCTTTGGAGCAGATTTTTACCAATGGGGTTATCAAGCCGGATTGCAAGCGGCTGACTACCTCAAGGATAAATCCAAGTTGCCTGCTCCACAACCGGTAAAAAACAGAATAAAAACCATCGGAAAATAA
- a CDS encoding RidA family protein, whose amino-acid sequence MNKQIIQSPAAPAPIGPYSQAVKAGNFLFLSGQIALDPATGELKMDSVEVETQQVMKNLQAVLQQAGLDFNHVVKTTIFLMDMNDFATVNTIYGSYFQGDFPARETVQVAGLPKGVRVEISMVAAV is encoded by the coding sequence ATGAATAAACAAATCATCCAATCTCCGGCAGCTCCGGCTCCAATTGGTCCCTACAGTCAGGCTGTAAAAGCAGGTAATTTTTTATTTCTTTCCGGGCAAATCGCTTTAGATCCTGCAACAGGAGAATTAAAAATGGATTCTGTGGAAGTAGAAACCCAACAGGTAATGAAGAATTTACAAGCGGTATTGCAGCAAGCAGGGTTGGATTTTAATCATGTGGTAAAAACTACCATTTTCTTGATGGATATGAATGACTTTGCTACAGTTAATACCATTTATGGGAGCTACTTTCAAGGTGATTTTCCGGCCAGAGAAACTGTTCAGGTTGCAGGACTTCCCAAGGGTGTTCGGGTTGAGATTTCAATGGTAGCGGCTGTTTAA
- a CDS encoding D-alanine--D-alanine ligase yields the protein MKVGIFFGGQSREREVSFAGGRTVYDNLDKALFEPVPIFVDSFGQFILPDWQYIYKGSIRDFYPPVHAIPYSPGEFQVYAENLPDADSLKASLAASIGKLIQPNELKSLMDLAFLCLHGAYGEDGRIQGLLEYLHIPYTGSGILPSALGMNKAAQKNLLQSTGFNSPAFFEITKQQWNRENERITLFETVKEVVGFPCVVKASNQGSSIGISVLNSADQTAFEKAVEKCFFTRTILASEWNALTERGKNEYVRTLADIREGIGLPVRLGNSVLFHPDQVLDTLKEVLAHQESVFLESMDGESSVLVEGFIEGKEFSCIVVEDEQGKALALPPTEIRKGKEVFDYRSKYLPGLSRKITPIELPTETIQAIRRETERLFQHFQFDVYARIDGFVGNDGKIYLNDPNTTSGMMPSSFFFHQAAEIGLNPSQFLTYIIRTSLAARIRDFKGNGVAEPVLNQLDRAIEHHKTQAKQKIKVAVILGGYSSERHISVESGRNIFEKLSSSDKYAPEPIFLTGNSENHLLYKIPINLLLKDNADDIKDKIEHFSVHEVIKEIIHDCSSITLKYASDDALAAPELLSYSDLKNRFDEVFIGLHGRPGEDGALQKQLDALGMPYNGSGVQSSSITINKYETNEILAKHGMNVAKHLLVEKSDWQTNKAKAIETILSCVKYPFIAKPVDDGCSSAVRKVKTQAELEAFATLIFRDGEEMDTTSAQLLNIKPKEEFPNKSVFLVEELISANGALHFLEITGGMLTHYNAQGEVEYELFEASEALSEGEVLSLEEKFLAGQGQNITPARYQSDPEARQQVSDFVKSELMRAAKALNVQGYCRIDAFVRVFENNRAEVVFVEVNSLPGMTPATCIFHQAAINGYKPYQFIDRILEFGKARVGK from the coding sequence ATAAAAGTCGGAATATTTTTCGGAGGACAAAGCCGGGAAAGAGAAGTTTCATTTGCCGGAGGAAGAACTGTTTACGATAATCTGGATAAGGCCTTGTTTGAGCCTGTTCCTATTTTCGTTGATAGCTTTGGGCAATTCATTCTACCCGACTGGCAATATATTTACAAAGGGTCTATTCGTGATTTTTACCCTCCGGTGCATGCCATTCCATATTCCCCGGGCGAATTTCAGGTTTATGCCGAAAATTTACCGGATGCTGATTCCCTGAAAGCAAGCCTTGCCGCTTCCATAGGAAAGTTAATTCAACCAAACGAGTTAAAGTCGCTTATGGATTTGGCTTTTCTTTGTTTGCATGGTGCTTATGGTGAAGATGGTCGAATTCAAGGCCTTTTGGAATACTTGCATATCCCTTACACCGGTTCCGGAATTTTACCATCGGCCTTGGGAATGAACAAAGCAGCTCAAAAAAATCTGCTTCAAAGCACAGGTTTTAATAGTCCGGCATTTTTTGAAATAACTAAACAGCAGTGGAATCGCGAAAATGAACGCATAACTCTTTTTGAAACAGTTAAAGAGGTGGTTGGTTTCCCCTGCGTAGTGAAGGCTTCCAATCAAGGCTCTTCCATTGGAATTTCCGTACTCAATTCAGCGGATCAAACGGCATTCGAAAAGGCCGTTGAAAAGTGTTTTTTCACTAGAACCATCCTGGCTTCGGAGTGGAATGCCCTAACTGAACGTGGTAAAAATGAGTATGTGCGTACCTTGGCTGATATTCGGGAAGGAATTGGACTGCCGGTTCGTTTGGGAAATTCGGTATTGTTTCACCCCGATCAGGTTTTGGATACCTTGAAGGAGGTTTTAGCGCACCAAGAATCGGTGTTTTTGGAATCGATGGATGGTGAAAGTTCTGTTTTGGTGGAAGGGTTTATCGAAGGCAAGGAATTTTCTTGCATTGTGGTTGAAGATGAGCAAGGAAAAGCCTTGGCTTTGCCTCCAACCGAAATTAGGAAAGGAAAAGAAGTATTCGATTACCGAAGCAAATACCTTCCAGGTTTATCGAGAAAAATTACACCTATCGAGCTTCCTACCGAAACTATACAAGCCATACGACGCGAAACCGAACGCCTTTTTCAGCATTTTCAATTCGATGTTTATGCCCGAATAGATGGATTTGTTGGAAACGATGGTAAAATTTACCTCAACGATCCCAACACGACCTCCGGCATGATGCCCAGCTCGTTTTTCTTTCACCAAGCTGCTGAAATTGGGTTAAATCCTTCCCAGTTTTTAACCTATATCATTCGAACTTCCCTGGCTGCTCGTATTCGCGATTTTAAAGGGAATGGAGTTGCCGAGCCTGTTCTAAACCAATTGGATAGAGCCATTGAACACCATAAGACTCAGGCTAAGCAGAAGATCAAAGTGGCCGTTATTTTGGGTGGTTATTCTTCCGAGCGTCATATTTCGGTTGAAAGTGGACGCAATATTTTTGAAAAACTGTCTTCATCCGATAAATATGCTCCCGAACCCATTTTTCTGACCGGAAATTCCGAGAATCACCTCTTATACAAAATTCCGATTAACCTTTTGCTAAAAGACAATGCGGATGATATTAAGGATAAAATTGAGCATTTTTCAGTACACGAAGTAATTAAGGAAATTATCCATGATTGTTCTTCCATTACACTTAAATATGCTTCGGACGACGCTTTGGCCGCTCCCGAATTGCTAAGTTATTCCGATTTGAAAAATCGTTTTGATGAGGTTTTTATCGGGTTGCATGGTCGTCCGGGTGAGGATGGTGCGCTGCAAAAACAACTGGATGCTTTGGGAATGCCTTACAACGGTTCCGGAGTTCAAAGTTCTTCCATTACCATTAATAAGTATGAAACCAACGAAATTTTAGCCAAACATGGCATGAATGTAGCCAAACATTTGTTGGTGGAGAAATCCGATTGGCAAACCAATAAAGCCAAAGCCATCGAAACTATTTTATCTTGCGTTAAGTACCCTTTTATCGCAAAACCGGTGGATGATGGCTGTAGTTCTGCGGTTAGAAAAGTGAAGACTCAAGCCGAATTGGAAGCTTTTGCAACGCTAATTTTCAGAGATGGGGAAGAAATGGATACGACATCTGCCCAACTTTTAAACATTAAGCCAAAAGAGGAGTTTCCAAATAAATCCGTTTTTTTAGTTGAAGAGCTAATTTCGGCCAATGGGGCCCTGCATTTCCTTGAAATTACCGGCGGAATGTTGACCCATTACAATGCCCAAGGGGAGGTGGAATATGAATTGTTTGAGGCTTCAGAAGCGCTAAGTGAAGGAGAAGTTTTGTCGTTGGAAGAGAAGTTTTTGGCAGGTCAGGGACAAAATATTACCCCTGCCCGTTACCAATCTGATCCGGAGGCGAGGCAACAAGTTAGCGATTTTGTGAAAAGTGAGTTGATGCGTGCAGCCAAGGCCTTAAATGTGCAAGGTTACTGCCGGATTGATGCCTTTGTTCGGGTATTTGAAAACAACCGTGCCGAGGTTGTCTTCGTGGAAGTGAATTCGTTACCGGGTATGACGCCTGCCACCTGTATTTTTCACCAGGCTGCAATAAATGGTTATAAACCCTATCAGTTTATCGACCGAATTTTGGAATTTGGTAAAGCTAGAGTAGGGAAGTAG